A genome region from Deinococcus sp. KNUC1210 includes the following:
- the typA gene encoding translational GTPase TypA, protein MEYRNIAIIAHVDHGKTTLVDGLLKQTLKLKHGEEIVERAMDSNDLERERGITILAKNTAVEYHGIKINIVDTPGHADFGGEVERVLGMVDGCLVLVDAAEGPMPQTRFVLRKALELGLKPIVVINKIDRQDARIHEVVDLTFDLMAELGATEDQLDFPILYAVAREGKAYKDLDKPQDDMHELFEMVLEYIPAPPVDLDAPFQMLVTNLDYSEYLGRIVLGRVQRGQVKKGEFVQLMHKDGTMSKTRVIQPFTHMGLARIEADVVGAGDIVALAGIEDAQIGETIADLADPEALPIITVDEPTVSMTFQPNTSPFAGKEGKYVTSRHLNDRLKKEVMTNVSLKVEELRPDEFVVSGRGELHLSILLETMRREGYELQVGAPQVITREIDGEKCEPIEHLVVDVPEYHSSTVIGAISSRKGQLVNMEPQGTRVRVEFKVPSRALFGFRTQFLSMTQGEGIMSHIFDGYAPWAGELKTRQNGSLVAMEAGNAFAYSIWKLQDRGSFFILPAAEVYVGMIVGENAREKDMDVNVCKNKKLTNVRSSGADDALSLTPIKKLTLEDALEYIGDDELVEITPKSIRLRKKILEPNMRK, encoded by the coding sequence ATGGAATACCGGAATATTGCGATTATCGCACACGTCGATCACGGCAAGACCACGCTGGTCGACGGCCTGCTCAAGCAGACCCTGAAGCTCAAGCACGGCGAGGAAATCGTCGAGCGTGCCATGGACAGCAACGACCTGGAGCGCGAGCGTGGCATCACCATTCTCGCCAAGAACACGGCGGTCGAGTACCACGGCATCAAGATCAACATCGTGGACACCCCCGGCCACGCCGACTTCGGTGGCGAGGTCGAGCGCGTGCTGGGCATGGTGGACGGCTGCCTGGTGCTGGTGGACGCCGCCGAAGGCCCGATGCCCCAGACGCGCTTCGTGCTGCGTAAGGCGCTGGAACTGGGCCTGAAGCCCATCGTGGTCATCAACAAGATCGACCGTCAGGACGCCCGTATTCACGAGGTCGTCGATCTGACCTTCGACCTGATGGCCGAACTGGGCGCCACCGAGGATCAGCTCGACTTTCCGATCCTGTACGCGGTTGCCCGTGAAGGCAAGGCGTACAAGGACCTGGACAAGCCCCAGGACGATATGCACGAGCTGTTCGAGATGGTGCTGGAGTACATCCCCGCGCCGCCCGTCGATCTGGACGCTCCCTTCCAGATGCTCGTGACCAACCTCGATTACAGCGAGTACCTGGGCCGCATCGTGCTGGGCCGGGTGCAGCGCGGGCAGGTCAAGAAGGGCGAGTTCGTGCAGCTTATGCACAAAGACGGCACCATGTCCAAGACCCGCGTGATCCAGCCGTTCACGCACATGGGCCTTGCCCGCATCGAGGCCGATGTGGTGGGCGCGGGCGACATCGTGGCGCTGGCAGGCATCGAGGACGCGCAGATCGGTGAGACGATTGCCGACCTGGCCGACCCCGAGGCCTTGCCCATCATCACGGTGGACGAGCCGACCGTTTCCATGACCTTCCAGCCGAACACCAGCCCGTTTGCGGGTAAGGAAGGCAAGTACGTCACCAGCCGCCACCTGAACGACCGCCTGAAGAAAGAGGTCATGACCAACGTGAGCCTCAAGGTCGAGGAGCTGCGCCCCGATGAGTTCGTGGTCAGCGGACGCGGCGAGCTGCACCTGAGCATCCTGCTGGAGACCATGCGCCGTGAAGGGTACGAGCTTCAGGTGGGTGCGCCCCAGGTCATCACCCGCGAGATCGACGGCGAGAAGTGCGAGCCCATCGAGCATCTGGTGGTCGACGTGCCCGAATACCACAGCAGCACCGTCATCGGCGCGATCTCCAGCCGCAAGGGCCAGCTCGTGAACATGGAGCCTCAGGGCACCCGCGTCCGGGTCGAGTTCAAGGTGCCTTCGCGTGCGCTGTTCGGGTTCCGTACCCAGTTCCTCAGCATGACGCAGGGCGAGGGCATCATGAGCCACATCTTCGACGGCTACGCGCCCTGGGCCGGAGAACTCAAGACCCGCCAGAACGGTTCGCTGGTGGCGATGGAAGCAGGCAACGCCTTCGCCTACAGCATCTGGAAGTTGCAGGACCGTGGCTCGTTCTTCATCCTGCCCGCCGCCGAGGTTTACGTGGGCATGATCGTGGGTGAAAACGCCCGCGAGAAGGACATGGACGTGAACGTCTGCAAGAACAAGAAGCTGACGAACGTCCGCAGCAGCGGTGCCGACGACGCGCTGAGCCTGACGCCCATCAAGAAGCTGACCCTCGAAGACGCGCTGGAGTACATCGGTGACGACGAGCTGGTCGAGATCACGCCCAAGAGCATCCGGCTTCGGAAGAAGATTCTTGAGCCGAATATGCGGAAATAA
- a CDS encoding [LysW]-lysine hydrolase, whose translation MNNTDLRQQTRELIVRATSIPSLSGEEGEVAAYLCGWMSAHGFTASIDAAGNAVGERGSGPKTVVLLGHIDTVPGEIPVRVDENDVLHGRGSVDAKGSFCTFVAAVAGLDDATLERARFVCIGATEEEAPSSRGAHHAARSYQPDAVLIGEPSGWEGLTLGYKGRLVLHASVTKDNFHTAGEGTSAGDDLTESWFRVRAWAQEQSGEGIFGAVQATVQSIESGTDGLTQTARGVFGLRLPPHVSPQQARAELSERLNGLATLDFRGDEVAVRHPRDSVLARVLRVAIRQAGGTPVFKLKTGTSDMNVVAPHWNVPTLAYGPGDSKLDHTPEERLSLSEYDQAVTVLQDALTRLALSLESSS comes from the coding sequence GTGAATAACACCGATCTGCGGCAGCAGACCCGTGAACTGATCGTGCGTGCCACCTCGATTCCCTCGCTGTCGGGGGAAGAGGGCGAGGTGGCGGCGTATCTGTGTGGCTGGATGAGCGCCCACGGCTTCACCGCCTCCATCGACGCAGCCGGAAACGCGGTGGGTGAGCGCGGCAGCGGCCCGAAGACGGTGGTGCTGCTGGGCCACATCGACACGGTGCCGGGGGAAATTCCGGTGCGGGTCGATGAGAACGACGTGCTGCACGGGCGCGGCAGTGTGGATGCCAAGGGCAGTTTCTGCACCTTCGTGGCGGCGGTGGCAGGTCTGGACGACGCCACGCTCGAACGCGCCCGCTTCGTTTGCATCGGGGCCACCGAGGAGGAAGCGCCCAGCAGCCGGGGCGCACACCACGCCGCCCGCAGCTATCAGCCCGACGCGGTGCTGATCGGAGAACCGAGCGGCTGGGAAGGACTGACGCTCGGGTACAAGGGTCGGCTGGTGCTGCATGCCAGCGTGACCAAGGACAACTTTCACACGGCGGGCGAGGGCACCAGTGCCGGAGACGACCTGACGGAAAGCTGGTTCCGGGTACGGGCATGGGCACAGGAACAGAGCGGCGAGGGAATTTTCGGGGCGGTGCAGGCCACCGTGCAGAGCATCGAGAGCGGCACCGATGGGCTGACCCAGACGGCACGCGGCGTCTTCGGCCTGAGGTTGCCGCCGCACGTCTCGCCCCAGCAGGCCCGCGCCGAGCTGAGCGAGCGGCTGAACGGTCTGGCGACACTCGATTTCAGGGGCGACGAGGTGGCTGTGCGGCACCCGCGTGACAGCGTGCTGGCCCGTGTGCTGCGGGTCGCCATCCGGCAGGCGGGCGGCACCCCGGTCTTCAAGCTCAAGACCGGCACCAGCGATATGAACGTGGTGGCTCCGCACTGGAACGTGCCTACGCTGGCGTATGGACCGGGTGACAGCAAGCTCGACCACACGCCGGAAGAACGCCTGAGCCTCTCCGAATACGATCAGGCCGTGACCGTGCTTCAGGACGCCCTGACCCGGCTGGCCCTCAGTCTGGAAAGCTCGTCCTGA